The Leptodactylus fuscus isolate aLepFus1 chromosome 3, aLepFus1.hap2, whole genome shotgun sequence genome has a segment encoding these proteins:
- the FOXL2 gene encoding forkhead box protein L2 — MSADSDYTSPSSCFSQSCATMATYQAPDENTVALMAHNTNSSKEVDRDKEDLGQEKGQDKPDPSQKPPYSYVALIAMAIRESPEKRLTLSAIYQYIISKFPFYEKNKKGWQNSIRHNLSLNECFIKVPREGGGERKGNYWTLDPACEDMFEKGNYRRRRRMKRPFRPPPSHFQAGKSLFSSDTYGYLSPPKYLQSTFMNNSWSLAQPPNPMSYTSCQMAGGNVSPVNVKGLSASSSYSPYSRVQSMTLPSMVNSYNGMSHHHHHPHAHHPQQLSPASPAPPPSAPSNGVQFTCARQPSELSMMHCSYWDHETKHSALHPRIDL, encoded by the coding sequence ATGAGTGCCGACTCCGACTACACCAGTCCTAGCAGCTGCTTCAGCCAGAGCTGTgccaccatggccacctaccaaGCCCCCGATGAGAACACTGTGGCACTGATGGCTCACAATACCAACAGCAGCAAAGAAGTGGACAGGGACAAGGAGGACCTGGGGCAAGAGAAGGGGCAAGACAAGCCGGATCCTTCTCAGAAGCCTCCTTATTCCTATGTGGCCCTCATTGCCATGGCCATCAGGGAGAGCCCAGAGAAGAGGCTAACCCTGTCTGCTATATACCAATATATCATCAGCAAGTTCCCCTTCTATGAGAAGAACAAGAAGGGATGGCAGAACAGCATCAGACATAACCTGAGCCTCAATGAGTGCTTCATCAAAGTGCCCAGGGAGGGTGGAGGGGAAAGGAAGGGCAACTACTGGACCCTGGACCCAGCCTGTGAGGATATGTTTGAAAAGGGCAACtacaggagaaggagaaggatgaAGAGGCCATTCAGGCCTCCCCCCAGCCACTTCCAAGCAGGGAAGAGCTTGTTTAGCAGTGACACCTATGGCTACCTGTCACCTCCCAAGTACCTACAATCCACCTTCATGAACAACTCCTGGTCCCTGGCTCAACCTCCAAACCCCATGTCCTACACCTCCTGCCAGATGGCTGGGGGCAATGTCAGCCCAGTCAATGTGAAGGGACTGTCTGCATCTTCTTCTTACAGCCCATATTCCCGGGTCCAAAGCATGACATTACCCAGTATGGTCAACTCTTATAACGGGATGagccaccatcaccaccacccgCATGCCCACCACCCCCAGCAGCTGAGCCCTGCCAGCCCTGCGCCCCCACCTTCAGCCCCCTCTAATGGAGTGCAGTTTACCTGTGCCAGGCAGCCCTCAGAGCTGTCCATGATGCACTGCTCATACTGGGACCAtgaaaccaagcacagcgccctgcaccccAGAATAGACCTCTGA